A window of Streptomyces sp. NBC_01224 genomic DNA:
TTTTGGCACGCTGTTGAGTTCTCAAGGAACGGACGCTTCCTTTGTACTCACCCTCTCGGGCTTTCCTCCGGGCTTTTCCCTTCGGTCTTGCGTCTCCGACTCTACCAGACTCTTTCGTGTCCGATTCCCGGTCGAAACGGGGCCGCTTTCCAGTTCTTCGCTTTCGCGTTTCCCTTTCCGGCGAGTCCGACTCTATCAGATCCTTTCGGGCCTGATTCCCAGTCAGCGAGGTTTGTCTTCCCGGCCGTTGAGCCGTTCCGACACCGAAACTCTAGCGGATTCGCCCCCGCAATTCATAACCGCACCCTCAAAATGAATTCCGGCATACCGAAATCATCCCGAGCGGGAGACCATGCAGAGTTTTGGTTGCCGCAGTAGCGGCGGGATCGGCTGCCGGGGAACCGTTCCGGCTCCACGACAACTCGGAGAACTTTACGGATCAGCGAGAGGTGCGTCAACCCCGCCAGGTCAAGCCGTTTTCACCGCTCGTTCCCCGATCGTCCGGCCCTGGTCAGTCCAGGTCGGTGAGGCGGCCGCCGGCGTCCGGCTGGGCGTGTTCCACGCGGCGCAGGAGGCGGATCAGCATGTCGCCGAGGACGCCGCGTTCGTCGCCCGTGAGGTCCTGGAGCAGGTCCTCCTCGAAGTCGGAGGCCATGCGCATCGCCTCCAGCCACTTCGTACGGCCCTCGTCGGTCAGCTCGACGATCACACGCACCCGGTTGTTCTCGTCCCGGTCGCGGGTGACCAGGCCCTCGCCCGCCATGCGATCGATGCGGTGGGTCATCGCCGCCGGGGTGAGACCGAGGCGCTTGGCCAGCTCTCCCGGGCCCAGGCGGTACGGGGAGCCGGCCAGGACCAGGGTCTTGAGGACTTCCCACTCGGCGTTGCTGATGCCGAGGGCGGCGACCTGGCGTCCGTACGCCACGTTCATCCGGCGGTTCAGTCGGCCCAGGGCCGAGACGACCTGCTCGACCTGGGGGTCCAGGTCACGGAACTCGCGCTGATAGGCGGCGATCTGCTCGTCGAGGCTCGGCTCCTGGGGGCCGGGCTGCTCGGTGGTGTCAGGCATGGCGGGCAGTATCGCACGCCCTCAATAGCCGTCGAAGTCCTTCGGTCTGAATTGTTGAGCTTCTAACTTTAGTGCTAAAGTCTTCGGGTTCGAGTCGTTCGGATGGCTCGGCAAGTCGCTTCGAGACCTTGAGGTAGGTGAGTGTGACCAGGGAGATGGGTGCAGCACTGCGGCGGATCCAGCTGGGGAGCGCGCTGAGCGCGTTCGGGCTGG
This region includes:
- a CDS encoding MarR family winged helix-turn-helix transcriptional regulator; this translates as MPDTTEQPGPQEPSLDEQIAAYQREFRDLDPQVEQVVSALGRLNRRMNVAYGRQVAALGISNAEWEVLKTLVLAGSPYRLGPGELAKRLGLTPAAMTHRIDRMAGEGLVTRDRDENNRVRVIVELTDEGRTKWLEAMRMASDFEEDLLQDLTGDERGVLGDMLIRLLRRVEHAQPDAGGRLTDLD